A DNA window from Deinococcus malanensis contains the following coding sequences:
- the murJ gene encoding murein biosynthesis integral membrane protein MurJ, whose amino-acid sequence MTPTGPAQPAVVTTAPRRSLRANTLIVMAGTLGSRLSGIVRTMIMGIFGNALLDAFLVAVRVPNLLRELLAEGALVNSFIPVYKSLDTAERRKLAQTFSGVLIAVNLVLMALGILAAPLIVDLLIAATPNVNRDAAIYMTQLVMPFLMLISLSSVAMGLLNADEHFKESSFAPVAFNLASIAALLLLPDTATWLAFGWLIGGVAQLLVQLPALRRFGLLPAPALQPHPALTRVLKQMAPFTLTAGARQFLNLYVTRLLSNGTQFPAGTQSGYFYAETLFTTVNGLFVVSPVLALFPRFSQHAADRDWPAFRQLTLQGIRTTTFLAAPMSALLVALAPYAVSIINLKADFDVPRFQAASGILTGWALALIPWALVTLLLRTFYARERTREAVTVSAIGFVLEVVLYRLLVPSLGFLGFGISTTISGILMAGALTFMYRRALGFPGREVAGHLVRVVPLAAASGLVAWLVSLTLPDPGFILPGLLGLAVAGGVGLGVYLTGALALRLPEVAGLMRRLKR is encoded by the coding sequence CTGACCCCCACCGGCCCGGCGCAGCCTGCGGTCGTAACGACGGCGCCGCGCCGTTCCCTGCGGGCCAACACCCTGATCGTCATGGCTGGCACGCTGGGATCCCGGCTTTCGGGCATTGTGCGCACGATGATCATGGGCATTTTTGGCAATGCGCTTCTTGACGCCTTTCTGGTCGCCGTGCGGGTACCCAACCTGCTGCGCGAGCTTCTGGCCGAGGGTGCCCTGGTCAACTCGTTCATTCCTGTGTACAAGTCATTGGACACAGCTGAACGGCGGAAGCTGGCTCAGACCTTCAGCGGCGTACTGATCGCTGTGAATCTGGTTCTGATGGCGCTGGGTATTTTGGCCGCGCCTCTTATTGTCGACCTGCTGATCGCTGCAACTCCGAACGTAAATCGGGACGCCGCGATTTACATGACGCAGCTGGTTATGCCCTTCCTGATGCTCATCAGTCTGTCAAGCGTCGCCATGGGCCTGCTCAATGCCGATGAACACTTCAAGGAGAGCAGCTTTGCGCCGGTGGCCTTTAACCTGGCCAGCATAGCGGCGCTGCTGCTGCTGCCGGATACAGCGACCTGGCTGGCCTTCGGCTGGCTGATCGGTGGGGTGGCGCAGCTGCTGGTCCAATTGCCGGCATTACGGCGCTTCGGACTGTTACCAGCTCCAGCCCTGCAGCCGCATCCAGCCCTTACCAGGGTCCTGAAGCAGATGGCGCCCTTCACTCTGACTGCCGGAGCACGCCAGTTCCTGAATCTTTACGTCACCAGGTTACTCAGCAACGGGACTCAGTTTCCTGCTGGCACGCAGTCTGGCTATTTCTATGCTGAGACACTGTTTACCACGGTCAATGGTCTGTTCGTCGTGTCGCCTGTGCTGGCGCTGTTTCCCCGGTTTTCGCAGCATGCTGCCGACCGGGATTGGCCTGCGTTCAGGCAGCTGACCCTGCAAGGTATTCGCACCACCACGTTCCTGGCCGCGCCCATGAGTGCGTTACTTGTCGCGCTCGCGCCCTATGCCGTGAGTATCATCAACCTGAAGGCAGACTTCGACGTGCCACGGTTCCAGGCGGCTAGCGGGATCCTGACCGGTTGGGCCCTCGCGCTGATTCCATGGGCACTGGTCACGCTTCTGCTGCGGACCTTCTATGCCCGTGAGCGCACCCGTGAAGCGGTAACAGTGAGCGCCATCGGCTTTGTGCTGGAGGTCGTTCTGTACCGGCTGCTGGTCCCCTCGCTGGGATTCCTGGGATTTGGGATCAGCACCACCATCAGCGGAATACTGATGGCGGGAGCGCTGACCTTTATGTACCGCCGGGCTCTGGGGTTTCCGGGGCGCGAAGTCGCAGGCCATCTGGTGCGCGTGGTGCCCCTGGCCGCAGCGTCAGGCCTGGTTGCCTGGTTGGTTTCTCTGACCCTGCCTGATCCCGGGTTTATCCTGCCCGGCTTGCTGGGCCTTGCTGTGGCGGGCGGCGTGGGCCTGGGAGTTTATCTGACCGGCGCGCTCGCCCTGCGCCTGCCGGAAGTGGCCGGTTTGATGCGCCGCCTGAAGCGCTGA
- a CDS encoding YdcF family protein codes for MRARGSTLSLLPVMVIAVLAAGFVLSPGLRAPRAETPHPTLVVLGAAQYAGRPSPAFERRLGHALRLYRAGGIDRIVVTGGRRPGDPYSEGEVGVHFLAHHGVSARVLLAETRSRTTIENLRNARASLPPRTAVTLVTDEAHAPRALALARALGLEANASASPLGARPDPRYLLREKLALVAYALIGIRT; via the coding sequence ATGCGCGCCCGAGGCTCCACGCTGTCCCTGCTGCCAGTCATGGTAATCGCTGTTCTGGCAGCCGGCTTCGTCCTGTCTCCTGGTCTGCGCGCACCCAGGGCTGAGACCCCCCACCCCACGCTGGTGGTGCTGGGAGCAGCCCAGTACGCCGGACGGCCCAGTCCTGCTTTTGAACGCCGGCTGGGTCATGCTCTGCGCCTGTACCGTGCCGGCGGAATCGACCGGATCGTCGTGACGGGAGGTCGCCGGCCCGGCGATCCTTACAGCGAAGGTGAGGTCGGCGTGCATTTTCTGGCTCACCATGGCGTATCAGCCCGGGTACTGCTGGCCGAGACCCGCAGCCGCACCACCATCGAAAACCTGCGCAATGCACGCGCCTCCTTGCCTCCCCGGACCGCAGTCACCCTGGTCACCGATGAGGCCCATGCGCCCCGTGCGCTGGCCCTGGCGCGTGCCCTGGGCCTTGAGGCCAATGCCAGCGCCAGTCCGCTGGGGGCCCGCCCCGATCCGCGCTACCTTCTGCGCGAGAAGCTGGCACTCGTGGCCTACGCCCTGATCGGCATCCGGACCTGA
- the topA gene encoding type I DNA topoisomerase: MARTLVIVESPAKARTIEKYLGKGYSVESSIGHIRDLPKSASDIPEKYKGQAWARLGLDVENDFQPLYVVAPDKRQHVAKLRKLAAEADEIILATDDDREGESIAWHLFQELKPKVPVKRMVFHEITKEAIQAAIAHPRQIDTNLVEAQEARRALDRLYGYEVSPVLWKKVAPKLSAGRVQSVATRMLVERERERMRFVSATWWDLLVTGKTGEDQSFPARLTDVGGQRLAGGKDFDPLTGRLREGAAVRLLTEAEAQALTTGLTGQALTVTSAEEKPFTQRPYAPFITSTLQQEGSRKLGFAATRTMRAAQKLYEGGYITYMRTDSTNLSVEAVTAARTQVTQMYGPAFLHPQPRVYAKKAKNAQEAHEAIRPAGSSFRTPDSLRGELGGDEWRLYDLIWKRTVASQMADARGRGLRVRLGGQAQGGETVGLSASGRTIDFPGFLRAYVEGSDDPNAALEDRDTPLPPLKEGERVTAETIRPESHETQPPARYTEASLVQALEAAGIGRPSTYASILGTIQDRGYATKKGQALVPTWTAFATSALLEHHFGKLVDYDFTARMEEDLDDIAGGRASRVPYLRRFYLGDEGQGMALKPLIDRQMGEIDARGIATIHVPRLDGTGIEVRVGRYGPYMQRGEDKANLPEGLVPDELTAETAEDLMSRPSGDRLIGTDEASGHPVVARAGRYGPYVTLGDGNPPVRSASLFPGDDLNTLTMERALRLLSLPRLVGVSEGEEVWAMNGKYGPYLKRGGDSRSLNSHEELFTVGIHEAEALFMQPRFRGRGVAAAPLRTFEIEGRPPILLKSGRFGPYLTDGERNATLRKGEGEDNLTAERALEILEERGKEPKKKAGKAASRKATAKPAAGKAAKPSTRSSAKKPAAKKPAVKKAGAKGTVSKSSTVKTPLTWAELKPHLGVLSEQERQLVTATREQGRKVDEVAPGLGLDVKKAKGMALQASKKLNQAARGD; the protein is encoded by the coding sequence ATGGCCAGAACCTTAGTGATCGTCGAGTCGCCCGCCAAGGCGAGAACCATTGAGAAGTATCTCGGGAAGGGGTACTCGGTGGAGTCGTCCATCGGGCACATCCGCGACCTGCCCAAGAGTGCTTCGGACATCCCCGAAAAATACAAGGGCCAGGCTTGGGCCCGGCTCGGACTGGACGTGGAAAATGACTTCCAGCCCCTGTATGTGGTCGCCCCAGACAAGCGCCAGCATGTGGCCAAGCTGCGCAAACTGGCCGCCGAGGCGGACGAGATCATCCTCGCAACCGATGATGACCGTGAAGGCGAGAGCATCGCCTGGCACCTGTTCCAGGAGCTCAAGCCCAAGGTGCCGGTCAAGCGCATGGTGTTCCACGAGATCACCAAGGAAGCCATTCAGGCGGCCATCGCCCACCCACGTCAGATCGATACCAATCTGGTCGAGGCCCAGGAAGCCCGGCGCGCCCTGGACCGTCTGTACGGGTATGAGGTCAGCCCGGTGCTGTGGAAGAAGGTCGCCCCTAAGCTGAGTGCCGGCCGGGTCCAGAGTGTGGCGACCCGCATGCTCGTCGAGCGTGAACGCGAACGCATGCGCTTTGTCAGCGCGACCTGGTGGGATCTGCTGGTGACCGGCAAAACAGGTGAGGATCAGAGCTTTCCTGCCCGCCTGACCGATGTGGGCGGCCAGCGCCTTGCCGGCGGCAAGGATTTCGACCCGCTGACCGGTCGCCTGCGGGAAGGCGCGGCCGTGCGCCTGCTAACCGAGGCCGAAGCCCAGGCGCTGACCACCGGCCTGACCGGACAGGCCCTGACTGTCACCAGCGCCGAGGAAAAACCCTTTACGCAGCGTCCCTATGCGCCTTTCATCACATCGACCCTGCAGCAGGAAGGCAGCCGCAAGCTAGGCTTCGCGGCCACCCGTACCATGCGCGCCGCCCAGAAGCTGTACGAGGGCGGGTACATCACCTATATGCGCACTGACAGCACCAACCTGAGTGTCGAAGCTGTCACGGCGGCGCGCACCCAGGTCACGCAGATGTACGGTCCAGCCTTCCTGCACCCGCAGCCGCGCGTGTATGCCAAGAAGGCAAAGAACGCCCAGGAGGCGCACGAGGCGATCCGCCCGGCCGGAAGCAGTTTCCGTACCCCCGATAGCTTGCGCGGCGAGCTGGGCGGTGACGAGTGGCGCCTCTACGACCTGATCTGGAAGCGCACCGTGGCTTCCCAGATGGCCGACGCCAGGGGCCGCGGCCTGCGGGTGCGTCTGGGCGGTCAGGCTCAGGGTGGTGAAACGGTGGGACTGAGTGCCTCTGGCCGGACCATCGACTTCCCAGGCTTCCTGCGCGCCTATGTGGAAGGCAGCGACGACCCCAATGCCGCCCTGGAGGACCGTGACACGCCCCTGCCGCCCCTGAAGGAAGGCGAGCGGGTCACGGCCGAGACCATCAGGCCCGAGAGCCACGAGACCCAGCCCCCCGCCCGCTACACCGAGGCCAGCCTGGTGCAGGCGCTCGAAGCCGCTGGAATTGGCCGGCCCAGCACCTACGCCAGCATCCTGGGCACCATTCAGGACCGCGGCTACGCGACCAAGAAGGGACAGGCCCTGGTACCCACCTGGACGGCATTCGCGACCAGCGCCCTGCTGGAACACCACTTCGGCAAGCTGGTGGACTATGACTTCACGGCGCGCATGGAAGAGGACCTCGACGATATTGCCGGTGGCCGCGCCAGCCGGGTGCCGTACCTGCGGCGTTTCTACCTGGGCGATGAAGGTCAGGGTATGGCCCTCAAGCCACTGATCGACCGGCAGATGGGCGAAATCGACGCCCGTGGGATCGCGACCATCCACGTGCCCAGATTGGACGGTACCGGGATCGAGGTCCGGGTCGGCCGCTACGGGCCTTACATGCAGCGCGGCGAGGACAAGGCCAACCTGCCCGAGGGACTGGTGCCGGACGAGCTGACCGCTGAAACCGCCGAGGACCTGATGAGCCGCCCAAGCGGCGACCGCCTGATCGGCACCGATGAGGCCAGCGGACATCCGGTGGTGGCCCGTGCCGGGCGGTATGGACCGTATGTGACCCTGGGAGACGGCAACCCGCCGGTGCGCAGCGCTAGCCTGTTTCCCGGCGACGATCTGAACACCCTGACGATGGAGCGTGCCCTGCGCCTACTGAGCCTGCCGCGTCTGGTCGGGGTCAGCGAGGGCGAAGAGGTCTGGGCCATGAACGGCAAGTACGGTCCGTACCTCAAGCGGGGTGGCGACAGCCGCAGCCTGAACAGCCACGAGGAACTGTTCACGGTAGGTATCCACGAGGCCGAGGCCCTGTTCATGCAGCCGCGCTTCCGGGGCCGTGGCGTGGCAGCGGCGCCGCTGCGCACCTTCGAGATCGAGGGCCGTCCACCCATCCTGCTGAAATCGGGCCGCTTTGGCCCTTACCTGACCGATGGCGAGCGCAATGCCACCCTGCGCAAGGGCGAGGGCGAAGACAACCTGACCGCCGAACGCGCACTGGAGATTCTCGAAGAGCGCGGCAAGGAGCCCAAGAAGAAGGCTGGTAAGGCAGCTTCACGCAAGGCTACAGCCAAGCCCGCAGCGGGGAAGGCCGCCAAGCCATCCACGCGGAGCAGTGCGAAAAAGCCAGCGGCCAAGAAACCGGCGGTTAAGAAGGCTGGCGCCAAGGGTACAGTCAGCAAATCATCAACGGTTAAAACGCCGCTGACTTGGGCTGAACTCAAACCGCATCTGGGTGTGCTCTCGGAGCAGGAGCGTCAGCTGGTCACGGCGACACGCGAGCAGGGCCGCAAGGTGGATGAGGTGGCGCCTGGCCTGGGGCTGGACGTCAAGAAGGCCAAGGGGATGGCGCTGCAGGCCAGCAAGAAGCTCAATCAGGCGGCGCGCGGAGACTAA
- a CDS encoding SRPBCC family protein: MSESIHIKQNIIVRARPDVLYRLALEPRRRVKWDPNLVKADYQGGDGRLANNALVRFKFARRLLGLSFTAKYGQLQAPQRGGWESVRHVGPLEKLTQAWTFKPMPGGTDVTLTLNARVRYGWVRRPVERVLHNMVMSTLLELQRQVDAQGAQLMEDMGREMQEKQKAEQKAAKEAAKARRRKK, from the coding sequence ATGTCCGAGTCGATTCACATCAAGCAGAACATCATCGTGCGCGCCCGCCCTGACGTGCTGTACCGTCTCGCGCTGGAACCCCGGCGCCGCGTGAAATGGGACCCCAACCTCGTCAAGGCTGACTATCAGGGTGGCGATGGCCGGCTAGCCAATAACGCGCTGGTGCGGTTCAAATTCGCGCGGCGGCTGCTGGGCCTGAGTTTCACGGCAAAGTACGGTCAGCTCCAGGCGCCACAGCGTGGGGGCTGGGAAAGTGTGCGACATGTGGGGCCACTGGAGAAGCTGACCCAGGCCTGGACCTTCAAGCCCATGCCTGGGGGAACCGACGTGACGCTCACGCTGAACGCCCGCGTACGCTACGGCTGGGTGCGCCGGCCTGTGGAGCGCGTGCTGCATAACATGGTCATGAGTACCCTGCTGGAACTGCAGCGGCAGGTCGATGCCCAGGGCGCCCAGTTGATGGAAGACATGGGCCGCGAGATGCAGGAGAAGCAGAAGGCCGAGCAGAAAGCGGCCAAAGAGGCGGCCAAGGCCAGACGCCGCAAAAAATAA
- a CDS encoding PIG-L deacetylase family protein, which yields MRIMAVFAHPDDEIGCIGTLAKHAARGDEVMLVWTTLGELASQFGDQTHEEVTRVRREHGAWVAGKIGALHHFFDMGDSRMTGSRTEALQLARLYAQFRPNAVITWSDDHPHPDHRMTAKIAFDAITLARIPKIINEEGGGVPMAPAPDLGGSDSVDSGEDVRRLEAWREPVRFYQYHAPASPYPEVFTDITDTVEVAAEVMEYYQAFYRWTWDREQFLATRAVAGRLTGAKYAERFNLKASHLPARPYLH from the coding sequence ATGCGAATCATGGCGGTCTTTGCCCACCCCGACGACGAGATAGGTTGTATCGGCACCCTGGCCAAGCACGCGGCGCGCGGAGACGAGGTCATGCTGGTGTGGACCACGCTTGGTGAACTGGCCAGCCAGTTCGGCGACCAGACGCACGAGGAGGTCACCCGGGTACGGCGCGAGCACGGTGCCTGGGTGGCTGGGAAAATCGGCGCGTTGCACCATTTCTTCGACATGGGCGACAGCCGCATGACCGGCTCACGCACGGAGGCCCTGCAACTGGCGCGGCTGTACGCGCAGTTCCGGCCCAATGCTGTGATTACCTGGAGCGATGATCATCCCCATCCGGATCACCGCATGACGGCCAAAATTGCCTTCGACGCCATTACCCTGGCGCGCATTCCCAAGATCATCAACGAGGAGGGGGGCGGCGTGCCCATGGCGCCCGCCCCGGACCTCGGCGGAAGCGATTCGGTGGACAGTGGCGAGGACGTGCGCCGGCTGGAAGCCTGGCGGGAGCCCGTGCGCTTCTACCAGTACCACGCACCGGCCAGCCCCTACCCGGAAGTCTTTACGGACATCACGGACACGGTAGAAGTCGCGGCTGAAGTCATGGAGTACTACCAGGCCTTCTACCGCTGGACCTGGGACCGCGAGCAGTTTCTGGCCACCCGCGCCGTGGCCGGCCGCCTGACCGGCGCCAAATATGCCGAACGCTTCAATCTGAAGGCCAGCCACCTGCCGGCCCGGCCCTATCTGCACTGA
- a CDS encoding DUF4870 domain-containing protein, with translation MAAPSPFIPESERTPVLVTHLSPLLGFVLPGIGALLGPVAAWLYYRDRSRLLDEQGKEAVNFQISMWIYSTVIGLVAFGLFSLGLIGGAVGSAAGQPGVGAFAVLGLFSTFFLFFLPVLLVLGLLPLILMLVAVIQVSAGKPYRYPLTLRLLR, from the coding sequence ATGGCCGCCCCGTCCCCCTTTATTCCGGAATCCGAGCGCACGCCTGTGCTGGTGACGCACCTCTCTCCCCTGCTGGGATTTGTGCTGCCGGGGATTGGTGCGCTGCTGGGCCCGGTGGCTGCCTGGCTGTACTACCGCGACCGGAGCCGGCTCCTGGACGAGCAGGGCAAGGAGGCAGTGAACTTTCAGATCAGCATGTGGATCTACAGCACCGTGATTGGTCTGGTGGCCTTCGGGCTGTTCAGTCTGGGCCTGATCGGCGGGGCGGTGGGCAGCGCCGCCGGACAGCCTGGCGTGGGCGCGTTTGCCGTGCTGGGACTGTTCAGCACCTTCTTCCTGTTCTTTCTGCCAGTCCTGCTGGTCCTGGGCCTGCTGCCGCTGATCCTGATGCTGGTGGCAGTGATTCAGGTAAGTGCCGGCAAGCCGTACCGGTATCCGCTGACCCTGCGCCTGTTGCGGTAA
- the rnhA gene encoding ribonuclease HI, translating to MTGKPPYRASAAQKAQAAARDRLPIRAGIQPDTPVTGEEVELYSDGACDTTQGHGGWATILKYKGQELVLSGNEEGTTNNRMELRGLLEGLKVLKRPCQVRVVTDSQYLRKAFTDGWILKWQRNGWKTAGGDPVKNKELWEELIAQARTHALTFIWVKGHAGHGENERVDVLAVQERKKLRAR from the coding sequence ATGACGGGCAAGCCTCCTTACCGCGCCAGCGCCGCGCAGAAAGCGCAGGCGGCGGCCCGCGACCGCCTCCCGATCAGGGCCGGAATTCAGCCGGACACTCCGGTCACCGGCGAAGAGGTCGAACTGTACAGCGACGGCGCGTGTGACACCACCCAGGGGCATGGCGGCTGGGCCACCATCCTGAAGTACAAGGGTCAGGAACTCGTGCTGAGCGGCAACGAGGAAGGCACGACCAACAACCGCATGGAACTGCGTGGCCTGCTTGAGGGCCTCAAGGTGCTCAAGCGGCCCTGTCAGGTGCGGGTGGTCACCGACAGCCAGTACCTGCGCAAGGCCTTTACCGACGGCTGGATCCTTAAATGGCAGCGCAACGGCTGGAAGACGGCCGGGGGCGATCCGGTGAAAAACAAGGAACTGTGGGAAGAGCTGATTGCCCAGGCACGGACGCACGCCCTGACCTTTATCTGGGTCAAGGGCCACGCCGGCCACGGGGAAAACGAGCGGGTGGACGTACTGGCCGTGCAGGAACGCAAGAAACTGCGTGCCCGGTAA
- a CDS encoding GNAT family N-acetyltransferase, with the protein MMRRCMFPTPEVEALLVHAMFPDAARIARNLEAYRTDPGRQFFLWETGGRVVCAVGLRVQARQAEVLHIGTDPLERRKGFARALLSAVASALDLTTLSAETDGDAAGFYRRSGFYVRETAPRGDQRRFACEWRAAG; encoded by the coding sequence ATGATGCGCCGCTGCATGTTCCCGACTCCGGAGGTTGAGGCTCTCCTGGTCCACGCCATGTTTCCCGATGCCGCACGCATTGCACGCAACCTGGAAGCCTACCGAACCGACCCTGGGCGGCAGTTCTTTCTCTGGGAAACCGGTGGTCGCGTGGTGTGCGCGGTGGGGCTCCGCGTACAGGCGAGGCAGGCAGAAGTGCTGCATATAGGCACCGATCCACTGGAACGCAGAAAAGGATTCGCGCGGGCACTGCTGTCTGCTGTTGCCTCCGCCCTGGACCTGACGACCCTATCCGCAGAAACAGACGGGGACGCCGCCGGGTTTTATCGCCGAAGTGGGTTTTATGTTCGCGAGACTGCTCCCCGTGGAGACCAGAGGCGCTTTGCCTGTGAATGGCGTGCAGCTGGGTGA
- a CDS encoding MFS transporter, whose protein sequence is MTPSRVQPAPDAESWRTFLQLWASQALSVLGSGLSGFALNIYLTQTMFPLESQRAQLAGALSMTALGWTVAAIVGGPLAGALADRWNRRRMMIACDVLGAVLLLGLTTLILLGTPPVWALVVFTTLLGLVGTFHGSAFDTSYSALVPRERLPRANGMMQTLWSLSGLLSPALAALLIGLPALARKNDGPGWLSGWSDGVPLALLIDAVSFGIAALVVWRLSLPSPQRRDLQGPAAQKTSLGQDMRFGWSYIFARRPLLHLLLTFAVVNLMISGVGVLHPLLVKFTLAADIQTQGLSTETALATLWTAMSAGGLVGGLLISAWGGLKRQRVLGVLVPMVLAGGAHALSGAAGTLYLTAACVAAFGIMTPIMNAHSQSIWQSQVPSEMQGRVFSVRRLIAQFTSPLATAAAGFLGAHTSPGLILLWSGVVMLVVSGLQLLNPALRRVDELPALPRPAEALG, encoded by the coding sequence ATGACTCCCTCACGTGTCCAACCTGCACCAGATGCGGAAAGCTGGCGTACCTTTCTGCAACTGTGGGCCTCGCAGGCGCTGAGTGTGCTGGGCAGTGGCCTGAGTGGCTTCGCCCTGAACATCTACCTGACCCAGACCATGTTTCCCCTGGAAAGCCAGCGGGCACAACTGGCGGGCGCACTGTCGATGACGGCACTGGGCTGGACCGTCGCGGCCATCGTGGGTGGTCCCCTGGCCGGGGCGCTGGCGGACCGCTGGAACCGCCGGCGCATGATGATCGCCTGTGACGTGCTGGGTGCGGTATTGCTGCTGGGCCTCACGACCCTGATCCTGCTGGGCACCCCTCCGGTCTGGGCATTGGTCGTGTTCACGACACTGCTGGGTCTGGTCGGCACTTTCCACGGCTCGGCATTCGACACCAGCTATTCGGCCCTGGTACCGCGTGAACGGCTACCCAGGGCCAATGGCATGATGCAGACGCTCTGGAGTCTCTCGGGTCTGCTGAGTCCTGCCCTGGCGGCGCTGCTGATCGGCCTGCCGGCACTGGCACGCAAGAATGATGGTCCAGGGTGGCTGTCCGGGTGGAGCGACGGTGTGCCCCTGGCCCTGCTGATCGACGCGGTGTCCTTTGGAATCGCGGCGCTGGTGGTGTGGCGGCTGTCGTTGCCCAGCCCACAGCGCCGCGACCTGCAGGGCCCGGCTGCACAGAAAACCAGCCTGGGACAGGACATGCGCTTTGGCTGGAGCTATATTTTTGCGCGTCGTCCGCTGCTGCATCTGCTGCTGACCTTCGCTGTGGTGAACCTGATGATCAGTGGCGTCGGGGTCCTGCACCCTTTGCTGGTGAAGTTCACGCTGGCCGCAGATATCCAGACTCAGGGCCTGAGCACCGAGACCGCGCTGGCCACCCTGTGGACTGCCATGAGCGCGGGTGGACTGGTCGGGGGGCTGCTGATCAGCGCATGGGGCGGGCTGAAACGGCAGCGGGTTCTGGGTGTGCTGGTTCCCATGGTCCTGGCCGGCGGCGCCCACGCCCTGAGCGGTGCTGCCGGAACGCTGTATCTGACCGCCGCATGCGTCGCCGCTTTCGGGATCATGACGCCGATCATGAATGCCCACTCGCAGAGCATCTGGCAGTCGCAGGTTCCCTCCGAGATGCAGGGCCGGGTCTTCAGTGTCCGGCGCCTGATCGCGCAATTCACCTCACCGCTGGCCACGGCGGCTGCTGGCTTCTTGGGAGCGCACACCTCGCCGGGCCTGATCCTGTTGTGGAGTGGCGTGGTGATGCTGGTGGTGTCCGGCCTGCAACTGCTGAACCCGGCGCTGCGCCGGGTCGATGAGCTGCCTGCGCTGCCGCGGCCAGCAGAAGCTCTGGGTTAG
- a CDS encoding NUDIX domain-containing protein codes for MRHRISAAGVVLRGDQLLMVHHHQPGAFDFWVPPGGGVEGHESLLQAAEREVHEETGLSVRAERILYLQELVDGDSRICKSFVRCHEVGGALSQAHRVDDEREVLVEARFMTAGQMTALDVRPPVFRDVFWQDLRREDSGLRYLGPTVCDR; via the coding sequence TTGCGCCACCGGATCAGCGCGGCGGGTGTGGTGCTCCGCGGCGACCAGTTGCTGATGGTGCATCACCACCAGCCGGGTGCCTTCGACTTCTGGGTACCGCCGGGCGGTGGGGTGGAAGGGCACGAGAGTCTCCTGCAAGCCGCCGAGCGCGAGGTGCACGAGGAAACCGGGCTGAGCGTACGGGCTGAGCGCATCCTGTACCTGCAGGAGCTGGTGGACGGTGACAGCCGAATCTGCAAGAGCTTCGTGCGGTGTCATGAGGTGGGCGGCGCACTTTCCCAAGCGCATCGCGTTGACGATGAACGCGAGGTCCTGGTCGAGGCCCGTTTTATGACGGCAGGCCAGATGACGGCCCTGGACGTCCGTCCACCGGTCTTCCGCGACGTGTTCTGGCAGGATCTGCGCCGCGAGGACAGCGGGCTCCGTTACCTGGGCCCGACCGTCTGCGACCGGTAG